One Lutra lutra chromosome 7, mLutLut1.2, whole genome shotgun sequence DNA window includes the following coding sequences:
- the CTXN2 gene encoding cortexin-2 → MSSTYCGNSSAKMSVNEVSAFSLTLEQKTGFAFVGILCIFLGLLIIRCFKILLDPYSSMPSSTWEDEVEEFDKGTFEYALA, encoded by the coding sequence ATGAGTAGTACCTATTGTGGCAACTCTTCAGCTAAAATGAGTGTCAACGAAGTATCAGCTTTTTCATTGACTCTGGAGCAAAAAACTGGCTTTGCTTTTGTTGGGATTTTGTGTATATTCTTGGGACTTCTTATTATCAGATGCTTCAAAATCCTCTTAGACCCGTATAGTAGCATGCCTTCCTCTACATGGGAAGACGAAGTTGAAGAGTTTGATAAAGGGACATTTGAATATGCACTTGCGTGA